One window of the Klebsiella sp. WP3-W18-ESBL-02 genome contains the following:
- the metK gene encoding methionine adenosyltransferase, protein MAKHLFTSESVSEGHPDKIADQISDAVLDAILEQDPKARVACETYVKTGMVLVGGEITTSAWVDIEEITRNTVREIGYVHSDMGFDANSCAVLSAIGKQSPDINQGVDRADPLEQGAGDQGLMFGYATNETDVLMPAPITYAHRLVQRQAEVRKNGTLPWLRPDAKSQVTFQYDDGKVVGIDAVVLSTQHAESIDQKSLQEAVMEEIIKPVLPTEWLNASTKFFINPTGRFVIGGPMGDCGLTGRKIIVDTYGGMARHGGGAFSGKDPSKVDRSAAYAARYVAKNIVAAGLADRCEIQVSYAIGVAEPTSIMVETFGTEKVPAEQLIGLVREFFDLRPYGLIQMLDLLHPIYKETAAYGHFGRETFPWEKTDKAAQLREAAGLK, encoded by the coding sequence ATGGCAAAACACCTTTTTACGTCCGAGTCTGTATCTGAAGGGCATCCTGACAAAATCGCAGACCAAATTTCCGACGCCGTGCTGGACGCCATCCTCGAGCAGGATCCGAAAGCCCGCGTAGCGTGTGAAACCTACGTCAAAACCGGTATGGTGCTGGTCGGCGGTGAAATCACCACCAGCGCATGGGTTGATATCGAAGAGATCACCCGTAACACCGTTCGCGAAATTGGCTATGTGCATTCTGATATGGGCTTTGATGCCAACTCTTGTGCCGTACTGAGCGCGATTGGCAAGCAGTCTCCAGACATCAACCAGGGCGTTGACCGTGCCGATCCGCTGGAACAGGGCGCGGGCGACCAGGGCCTGATGTTTGGCTATGCCACCAACGAAACCGACGTGCTGATGCCAGCGCCAATCACCTACGCCCACCGTCTGGTGCAGCGTCAGGCAGAAGTGCGTAAAAACGGCACCCTGCCGTGGCTGCGCCCGGACGCGAAAAGCCAGGTTACCTTCCAGTACGACGACGGTAAAGTGGTCGGTATTGATGCGGTAGTCCTGTCAACCCAGCATGCTGAAAGCATTGATCAAAAATCACTGCAGGAAGCGGTGATGGAAGAGATCATCAAGCCGGTTCTGCCGACCGAATGGCTGAATGCGTCAACCAAATTCTTTATCAACCCGACCGGCCGTTTTGTTATCGGTGGCCCAATGGGCGACTGCGGCCTGACCGGTCGTAAAATTATCGTTGATACCTACGGCGGCATGGCTCGCCACGGCGGCGGCGCGTTCTCCGGTAAAGATCCATCAAAAGTGGACCGTTCCGCAGCCTATGCCGCACGCTATGTGGCAAAAAACATCGTTGCGGCTGGCCTGGCTGATCGCTGTGAGATTCAGGTTTCTTACGCTATCGGCGTAGCAGAACCGACCTCCATTATGGTGGAAACCTTCGGTACCGAGAAAGTGCCTGCAGAACAGCTGATTGGGCTGGTACGCGAGTTCTTCGACCTGCGTCCATACGGCCTGATTCAGATGCTGGACCTGCTGCACCC
- the yqgB gene encoding acid stress response protein YqgB yields MNKKPVAQSARQHVLLSRRAVYGLLSQRYAAIVVNCFTLGINN; encoded by the coding sequence ATGAATAAGAAACCGGTCGCACAGTCGGCGCGTCAGCATGTTCTGCTGTCTCGGCGGGCTGTTTATGGGTTGTTATCGCAACGTTACGCTGCGATAGTAGTTAACTGTTTTACACTTGGTATAAATAATTGA
- the speA gene encoding biosynthetic arginine decarboxylase, translated as MSDDISLDSPSSAGERGVLRSMQEVAMSSQEASKMLRTYNIAWWGNNYYDVNELGHISVCPDPDVPEARVDLAELVKAREAQGQRLPALFCFPQILQHRLRSINAAFKRARESYGYNGDYFLVYPIKVNQHRRVIESLIHSGEPLGLEAGSKAELMAVLAHAGMTRSVIVCNGYKDREYIRLALVGEKMGHKVYLVIEKMSEIAIVLEEAERLNVVPRLGVRARLASQGSGKWQSSGGEKSKFGLAANQVLQLVEILRERGRLDSIQLLHFHLGSQMANIRDIATGVRESARFYVELHKLGVNIQCFDVGGGLGVDYEGTRSQSDCSVNYGLNEYANNIIWAIGDACEEHGLPHPTVITESGRAVTAHHTVLVSNIIGVERSEHTEATPPADDAPRALQSMWETWQEMHEPDNRRSLREWLHDSQMDLHDVHVGYSSGTFSLHERAWAEQLYLNMCHEVQKQLDPSNRAHRPIIDELQERMADKIYVNFSLFQSMPDAWGIDQLFPVLPLEGLNQAPERRAVLLDITCDSDGAIDHYVDGDGIATTMPMPEYDPENPPMLGFFMVGAYQEILGNMHNLFGDTEAVDVFVFPDGSVEVELSDEGDTVADMLQYVQLDPNTLLTQFRDQVKNTDLDAELQQQFLEEFEAGLYGYTYLEDE; from the coding sequence ATGTCTGACGACATTTCATTGGATTCGCCTTCGTCAGCAGGCGAACGCGGTGTACTACGTTCCATGCAGGAGGTTGCGATGAGCTCCCAGGAAGCCAGCAAAATGCTACGCACATACAACATTGCCTGGTGGGGCAATAACTACTACGACGTCAACGAACTGGGGCACATCAGCGTCTGCCCGGACCCGGATGTACCAGAAGCGCGCGTTGACCTCGCCGAGTTGGTAAAAGCCCGTGAAGCGCAGGGGCAGCGTCTGCCTGCACTGTTCTGCTTCCCGCAGATCCTGCAGCATCGTCTGCGTTCGATTAACGCCGCGTTCAAACGCGCGCGCGAATCTTACGGCTATAACGGCGACTACTTCCTGGTCTACCCGATTAAGGTGAACCAGCACCGCCGCGTGATTGAGTCGCTGATCCACTCCGGTGAGCCGCTGGGTCTGGAAGCGGGTTCAAAAGCCGAGCTGATGGCGGTACTGGCGCATGCTGGCATGACCCGCAGCGTGATCGTCTGTAACGGCTATAAAGACCGTGAATACATTCGTCTGGCGCTGGTGGGCGAGAAGATGGGCCACAAAGTCTATCTGGTCATCGAGAAGATGTCTGAAATTGCCATCGTGCTGGAAGAAGCTGAGCGTCTGAACGTGGTGCCGCGCCTTGGCGTGCGTGCGCGTCTGGCCTCTCAGGGCTCTGGTAAATGGCAGTCCTCCGGCGGCGAAAAATCTAAATTTGGCCTGGCGGCAAACCAGGTACTACAGCTGGTGGAAATTCTGCGCGAGCGTGGCCGTCTGGACAGCATCCAGCTGTTACACTTCCACCTGGGCTCGCAGATGGCGAACATCCGTGATATCGCCACCGGCGTGCGTGAATCCGCCCGTTTCTACGTTGAGCTGCACAAGTTGGGCGTGAACATTCAGTGCTTCGACGTGGGCGGCGGCCTGGGCGTGGACTACGAAGGGACCCGCTCACAGTCAGATTGCTCCGTGAACTACGGCCTGAACGAATACGCCAACAATATCATCTGGGCGATTGGCGATGCCTGTGAAGAGCACGGGCTGCCGCACCCGACGGTGATCACCGAGTCGGGCCGCGCGGTGACCGCGCACCACACGGTGCTGGTGTCGAACATTATCGGCGTTGAGCGTAGCGAACACACCGAAGCCACGCCGCCGGCTGACGATGCGCCGCGCGCGCTGCAAAGCATGTGGGAAACCTGGCAAGAGATGCACGAGCCGGATAACCGCCGCTCGCTGCGTGAATGGCTGCACGACAGCCAGATGGATCTGCATGATGTGCACGTCGGTTACTCTTCTGGCACCTTCAGCCTGCACGAACGTGCCTGGGCCGAACAGCTTTACCTGAACATGTGTCATGAAGTGCAGAAGCAGCTCGACCCGAGCAACCGTGCGCACCGTCCGATTATCGACGAGCTGCAGGAACGTATGGCGGATAAGATCTACGTCAACTTCTCCCTGTTCCAGTCAATGCCGGATGCGTGGGGTATCGATCAGCTGTTCCCGGTGCTGCCGCTGGAAGGGCTGAACCAGGCGCCGGAGCGCCGCGCGGTGCTGCTGGATATTACCTGTGACTCCGACGGTGCCATCGACCACTACGTCGACGGCGACGGGATTGCCACTACTATGCCGATGCCGGAATACGACCCGGAGAACCCGCCGATGCTGGGCTTCTTCATGGTTGGCGCGTATCAGGAGATCCTCGGCAACATGCACAACCTGTTCGGCGATACCGAAGCGGTGGACGTGTTCGTCTTCCCTGACGGCAGCGTCGAAGTTGAGCTGTCCGATGAGGGCGATACCGTGGCGGATATGCTGCAGTACGTGCAGCTGGATCCGAACACGCTGCTGACCCAGTTCCGCGATCAGGTGAAAAACACCGATCTCGACGCTGAGCTGCAACAGCAGTTCCTCGAAGAGTTTGAAGCGGGGCTGTACGGCTATACTTATCTGGAAGACGAGTAA